In Aedes albopictus strain Foshan chromosome 3, AalbF5, whole genome shotgun sequence, the following are encoded in one genomic region:
- the LOC134290487 gene encoding uncharacterized protein LOC134290487, translated as MEGHHEQLGFPCKSCRRPDSSSAHMIVCDQCRLWEHFDCAGVDRSMQSRPFVCQQCRSQEPAGSSVSSRLRSKTTRIPTGKASEGNLSSKMGSKKSSIASSSRSSIVKARLELIEEEARVKQMELAEEEELKNLEHEEAQRQLEERKKQLVEQRKLAEEESSLRQRKLESEKSRLLKQQSIRRESLEKKNELVLQISERGSVVESMSDSREKVSEWLATNSSHGMTGGENLGKLSDTRTKLVHLAPMNVPTLTIEEPIGSTGVLKLPTLEPQEQSARSSHCFVPPLGSAGVPKPNISLSSRAACFREARSSTIREPFQQYVSSSRPFRSLPAITYSCTPPEDVSHELHHPRPAVTGGPSWITPNRYNALPNLQPIPHHSLDPQYASRESLLEPVYRSNGPSRDSTMIRPHPSPAESRVTQHDLPGVLSPQQIAARQVVGKDLPSFSGNPADWPLFISSFEQSTVSCGYSTAENLVRLQRCLTGHARDAVRSRLLLPGNVPHVISTLRTLYGRPELLIRSLHEKIRRTPGPRHDRPESILEFGLAVQNFVDHLQAADQEEHLANPMLMQELVEKLPGPMRMDWATFKGQHRRATVSTFGDFMARLVTAASEVSFDLPGLSKGLSTENQQRPKEKVRIQTHVSDAAVTPRSAVVNNRKPPKPCAACEHEGHRVADCSMFKQLTLGERLQKVQDMGLCRTCLNNHGKWPCKSWQGCGIEGCRLRHHTLLHSTSAPTTSTHSVNVSANERASNDGYTLFRVLPVVLYGNGKSLTVFAFIDEGSQITMLEERIARELGVSGPRKPLTLQWTGNVNRNELNSEEISIEIAGKNSKNHFELRNARTVSCLLLPAQRLNYKEMAACFPHLKGLPVEDYDQVRPKLLIGLDNLRLGVPLRIREGGPFDPIAAKCRLGWSVYGRASATPIPRAIVNFHAAAAASSDCLLNEQLRDYFTLEDLGATSPNEKLESEEEQRARQLLEGTTRRTTIGFETGLLWKVDDPVFPNTYPMAVRRMKALEKKFRQDPAMIQRISEQLLDFERKGYIRKVDKTEAATIDPQKTWFLPLGIVINPKKPGKIRVIWDAAAKVDGVSFNSYLLKGPDLLIPLPKVLSGFRLFPVAVSGDIREMFLQIKLQAKDRNAQMFLFRHNPEEPVQIYAVEVTMFGSTCSPSSAQFVKNTNAEQYALHYPRAAAAIKEHHYVDDYLDSFRTVEEAIQVVSDVKLVHAKGGFEIRNFLSNKDEVLRQTGEIEPVSSKDFALTRAEAVESVLGIKWIPVDDVFTYTFAMRDDMQSILHDNYIPTKREVLKVVMSLFDPLGFVSFFLVHGKVLMQDIWASGIDWDEKIGEKLQTRWRQWISCFPQLDILRIPRCYFSSPFPKSFDQLELHVLVDASDSAYACVAYYRLETEYGIQVSLICSKTKVAPLKVLSIPRLELKAAVLGVRMLESVQGYHTYNINRRFLWSDSSTVLAWIRSEHRRYNKFVAVRIGEILTVTDVKEWKWVPSGMNTADLATKWKTGPSFSNTSPWFSGPSFLQQPEEFWPQQTHHTTTCEELRPSLSHAAISPLIDVSRFSQWSRLQRSMCFVFRFIDNLRRKRRGSELRLGALHRDELQQAEEALWKIAQVEAFSEEVTILAETQGSPNARHRRVARSSPIYKKWPFLDQHGVLRLRGRIGAATFATTEAKYPAILPRQHPITFLITDWYHRRFHHANRETITNEMRQRFEIAKLRSLVAKVTRDCMMCRIKQARPCSPPMAPLPTARLQAFVRPFTFVGVDYFGPILVRVGRSNVKRWVALFTCLTVRAVHLEVVYSLSTESCIMAVRRFIARRGSPAEFHSDNATCFQGASKELQKELEKRNNALATTFTTAKTRWSFIPPSAPHMGGAWERLVRSVKVAIGTIADSARKPDDEVLETILLEAEALINARPLTYIPLESADEEALTPNHFLLGTSNGDKLPPTAPVDSPVVLRSCWRLAQAITQRFWERWVKEYLPVITRRSKWFEEVRDIAVGDLVLVVGGTTTDRWTRGRVEKVIPGRDGRIRQAFVRTASGVLRRPAVKLAVLDVLKESEPNAEVFKEPEVTRIHGRGDVTSPPCYSSTVAE; from the coding sequence ATGGAAGGACATCATGAACAACTAGGGTTTCCGTGCAAATCATGCCGTCGACCGGATTCGTCAAGTGCTCATATGATCGTCTGCGATCAATGCCGTTTGTGGGAGCACTTCGACTGTGCCGGCGTGGACAGATCCATGCAGAGTCGTCCGTTCGTTTGCCAGCAGTGCAGAAGCCAGGAACCAGCCGGTTCCTCTGTTTCCTCCCGGCTGCGGTCTAAAACGACACGTATTCCAACCGGTAAGGCGTCGGAAGGTAATCTCAGCTCGAAAATGGGTAGTAAAAAGTCGTCAATTGCCTCGAGTAGTCGGTCGTCAATTGTCAAAGCGCGGTTGGAGTTGATCGAAGAGGAAGCCCGAGTGAAGCAAATGGAACTCGCAGAGGAAGAGGAACTAAAGAATTTGGAGCACGAAGAAGCGCAGCGTCAGCTGGAAGAAAGGAAAAAACAGCTTGTGGAGCAGAGAAAACTGGCGGAAGAAGAATCGAGTTTGCGACAGCGAAAACTGGAATCGGAAAAGTCACGTCTTCTTAAGCAACAGTCGATCCGCAGAGAGTCGCTCGAGAAGAAAAATGAGCTCGTGTTACAGATCTCCGAACGTGGCAGCGTGGTAGAATCCATGTCGGACTCCCGAGAAAAGGTCTCAGAGTGGTTGGCGACAAACTCATCGCACGGGATGACAGGTGGGGAAAACTTGGGTAAACTCAGCGATACTCGAACTAAACTGGTTCACCTGGCCCCAATGAACGTTCCGACACTTACCATCGAAGAACCAATCGGCAGCACAGGCGTTTTGAAGCTACCAACACTGGAACCACAGGAGCAATCTGCGAGAAGTTCCCATTGTTTCGTCCCTCCTCTTGGATCGGCTGGCGTTCCTAAACCAAATATTTCTCTATCGAGTCGTGCCGCCTGTTTCCGGGAAGCTCGTTCATCTACTATTCGAGAACCTTTTCAGCAATATGTATCTTCCTCGAGACCTTTCAGGTCGCTTCCCGCGATTACCTATTCTTGCACACCCCCAGAGGACGTTTCCCATGAATTACATCATCCACGGCCTGCTGTGACCGGAGGACCATCTTGGATCACCCCTAATCGGTACAACGCCTTGCCGAATCTGCAACCAATACCACATCATTCGCTGGACCCGCAATACGCTTCCCGGGAATCCCTACTGGAACCTGTTTATCGATCAAATGGTCCAAGCAGAGATTCTACAATGATTCGTCCACATCCATCGCCAGCAGAAAGTCGTGTAACGCAGCATGACCTCCCAGGTGTTCTCAGTCCGCAGCAAATAGCGGCAAGGCAAGTTGTCGGGAAAGATCTACCATCGTTTAGTGGAAACCCGGCCGACTGGCCACTCTTTATAAGCAGTTTTGAGCAGTCTACGGTATCTTGCGGATACTCTACTGCTGAAAATCTGGTTCGTCTTCAGCGGTGCCTCACCGGACATGCCAGAGACGCGGTGCGTAGTAGACTTCTTCTCCCGGGAAATGTACCACATGTTATCAGTACACTTCGCACGCTTTACGGTCGCCCCGAGCTTTTAATTCGGTCGTTACATGAGAAAATTCGTCGAACTCCGGGACCTAGGCACGACCGCCCGGAGTCAATATTGGAGTTTGGTTTGGCGGTACAGAATTTCGTCGACCATCTTCAGGCAGCGGATCAGGAGGAGCATTTGGCCAACCCGATGCTCATGCAAGAGCTAGTCGAAAAGCTTCCGGGACCCATGCGGATGGATTGGGCCACTTTCAAAGGTCAACATCGGCGTGCAACTGTTTCAACGTTCGGCGACTTTATGGCCAGGCTGGTAACTGCGGCTAGTGAAGTGAGCTTCGACCTTCCGGGCCTATCAAAGGGCTTGAGCACCGAAAATCAACAGAGACCGAAAGAAAAGGTGAGGATACAGACTCATGTGAGCGATGCAGCCGTAACTCCTAGGTCTGCGGTAGTAAACAATCGTAAGCCGCCAAAACCGTGTGCAGCCTGCGAACACGAGGGCCATAGAGTGGCCGATTGTTCCATGTTCAAGCAACTCACTCTGGGCGAGCGGTTGCAAAAGGTGCAGGATATGGGCTTGTGTCGAACTTGCCTAAACAATCATGGAAAATGGCCATGTAAGTCATGGCAAGGATGCGGAATCGAGGGGTGTAGACTCAGACATCATACCCTTCTCCATAGCACTTCTGCTCCCACTACATCGACGCATTCGGTGAATGTATCAGCGAACGAACGTGCATCGAATGACGGCTATACTCTATTCCGAGTTCTTCCCGTCGTACTCTACGGGAATGGCAAAAGTCTAACGGTTTTCGCCTTCATCGATGAGGGCTCACAGATTACGATGCTGGAAGAAAGAATTGCCAGAGAGCTCGGCGTATCTGGCCCCCGAAAACCGCTCACTCTTCAATGGACGGGGAACGTAAACCGCAACGAACTGAATTCGGAGGAGATCAGCATAGAAATAGCTGGGAAAAACAGTAAGAATCACTTCGAGCTGCGAAATGCGCGAACAGTAAGCTGTCTGCTGCTACCAGCCCAGCGGCTAAATTACAAGGAAATGGCCGCATGTTTCCCACACCTCAAAGGGCTTCCTGTTGAGGACTACGATCAAGTACGACCGAAATTGCTGATCGGACTTGACAATCTACGGCTCGGAGTACCGCTAAGGATTCGCGAAGGCGGACCGTTCGATCCCATAGCCGCAAAATGCCGCTTAGGATGGAGCGTATACGGTCGTGCCTCTGCAACACCTATTCCGAGAGCGATCGTCAACTTCCACGCGGCTGCGGCAGCGTCTTCTGACTGCCTCCTAAACGAGCAACTGCGAGATTACTTCACATTAGAAGATCTAGGAGCGACGTCTCCGAACGAAAAGTTGGAGTCAGAAGAAGAACAGAGAGCAAGGCAGCTTCTCGAGGGAACTACACGTCGTACGACGATTGGATTTGAGACCGGTCTTCTGTGGAAGGTCGACGATCCGGTATTCCCGAATACGTATCCCATGGCCGTTCGGAGAATGAAGGCATTAGAGAAAAAGTTCCGACAAGATCCAGCGATGATACAGCGAATAAGTGAACAGCTGCTCGACTTCGAAAGAAAAGGCTACATACGTAAAGTCGACAAAACAGAGGCAGCTACAATCGATCCTCAAAAAACTTGGTTCCTACCTTTGGGAATCGTTATCAACCCGAAAAAACCTGGTAAAATTCGGGTGATTTGGGACGCGGCTGCCAAGGTGGACGGAGTTTCGTTCAATTCTTATTTACTAAAAGGTCCTGATCTACTTATTCCTCTGCCGAAAGTTCTTAGTGGATTCCGGCTGTTTCCGGTGGCCGTTTCCGGAGATATACGCGAGATGTTCCTTCAAATCAAATTGCAAGCGAAGGATAGGAACGCCCAGATGTTTTTATTCCGCCATAATCCTGAAGAGCCTGTACAAATCTACGCAGTTGAGGTCACCATGTTCGGCTCTACTTGCTCACCGTCGTCAGCTCAGTTTGTTAAGAACACGAATGCCGAGCAATACGCGTTACACTACCCGAGGGCAGCTGCCGCCATTAAGGAACATCATTATGTAGACGACTACTTGGATAGTTTCAGAACTGTCGAAGAGGCGATCCAGGTGGTGAGTGACGTAAAACTCGTTCACGCTAAAGGTGGTTTCGAGATTCGGAACTTTCTTTCGAACAAAGACGAAGTTCTGAGACAAACTGGGGAGATCGAACCAGTTTCGTCAAAGGACTTTGCTCTTACGCGTGCAGAAGCCGTCGAATCAGTCTTGGGCATAAAATGGATTCCGGTGGACGATGTCTTCACGTACACGTTCGCGATGCGTGATGACATGCAATCTATCCTCCACGACAATTACATCCCTACGAAACGAGAGGTCCTGAAAGTCGTCATGAGTCTCTTCGACCCTTTGGGATTTGTCTCATTTTTCCTCGTACACGGAAAGGTGCTGATGCAGGATATTTGGGCTTCAGGGATCGACTGGGACGAAAAAATCGGCGAAAAACTCCAAACCCGCTGGCGACAATGGATCAGTTGTTTCCCACAATTGGATATCCTGCGTATTCCTCGCTGCTATTTTAGCTCTCCCTTTCCGAAAAGCTTCGATCAGCTGGAGCTTCACGTGCTCGTTGATGCCAGCGACTCTGCATACGCCTGTGTAGCTTATTACCGGCTGGAGACCGAGTACGGCATTCAGGTATCGCTCATCTGTTCCAAGACTAAGGTGGCCCCGCTCAAAGTGCTATCGATTCCCCGACTGGAGCTGAAAGCAGCAGTTCTAGGCGTTAGGATGTTGGAATCTGTTCAAGGGTACCACACTTACAACATCAACCGACGATTCCTGTGGAGTGATTCAAGCACTGTGCTAGCCTGGATCCGATCGGAACACCGCCGTTATAATAAATTTGTAGCAGTTCGTATCGGTGAGATTCTCACCGTAACCGACGTAAAGGAGTGGAAGTGGGTCCCTTCCGGGATGAATACAGCAGACCTAGCAACCAAGTGGAAAACTGGGCCCAGTTTCTCCAATACTAGCCCATGGTTCAGCGGCCCATCGTTTCTTCAACAGCCGGAAGAATTCTGGCCACAGCAAACACACCACACGACCACTTGCGAAGAACTTCGACCAAGCCTCTCCCATGCTGCCATATCACCGTTGATTGACGTCAGCCGCTTTAGTCAATGGTCCCGACTGCAGCGATCAATGTGCTTTGTATTTCGGTTCATCGATAACCTACGCCGTAAGCGACGTGGCTCTGAGCTGCGATTGGGTGCCTTGCACCGAGATGAGCTGCAGCAAGCTGAGGAGGCACTGTGGAAGATTGCGCAAGTTGAAGCATTCTCGGAGGAAGTCACCATTCTAGCGGAAACGCAAGGTTCTCCAAATGCGCGTCATCGACGGGTCGCACGATCTAGCCCAATTTACAAGAAATGGCCCTTCCTCGACCAGCACGGCGTACTTCGGCTTCGCGGTCGAATCGGTGCTGCGACTTTCGCCACGACTGAAGCTAAATACCCCGCTATTCTTCCAAGACAACACCCTATAACTTTCTTAATTACTGACTGGTACCACCGACGTTTCCACCATGCCAATCGAGAAACCATCACCAACGAGATGCGGCAACGCTTCGAAATTGCCAAGCTACGCTCCTTGGTGGCAAAGGTGACGAGAGACTGCATGATGTGTCGAATAAAACAGGCCAGGCCTTGTTCCCCTCCTATGGCACCTCTTCCTACAGCCAGATTGCAAGCGTTCGTGAGACCCTTCACTTTTGTCGGAGTGGATTACTTCGGACCGATATTGGTCAGAGTGGGAAGGAGCAACGTCAAACGATGGGTAGCCCTTTTTACTTGTCTAACCGTTCGTGCGGTTCACTTGGAGGTGGTCTACAGTCTTTCCACCGAGTCATGCATCATGGCAGTGCGACGTTTCATAGCGCGCCGGGGATCACCGGCAGAATTCCACTCAGACAACGCGACCTGTTTTCAGGGTGCGAGTAAGGAGTTGCAGAAGGAACTAGAAAAGCGGAACAACGCGCTAGCTACTACTTTTACCACGGCCAAAACACGGTGGTCTTTCATTCCCCCTTCTGCCCCACATATGGGGGGTGCGTGGGAGCGTCTCGTTCGTTCCGTCAAGGTAGCGATAGGAACCATAGCGGACTCAGCCCGTAAACCGGATGATGAAGTGCTTGAGACAATCTTACTTGAAGCAGAGGCACTGATAAACGCTCGACCACTTACGTACATTCCACTTGAATCGGCAGACGAGGAAGCCCTCACTCCCAACCATTTCCTCTTAGGGACTTCCAATGGAGATAAGCTGCCTCCAACGGCGCCAGTCGATTCCCCGGTGGTGCTACGAAGCTGCTGGAGACTCGCGCAAGCGATCACTCAACGTTTTTGGGAGAGATGGGTGAAGGAATATCTTCCGGTGATCACTCGTAGGTCGAAGTGGTTTGAAGAGGTTCGGGACATAGCAGTTGGAGATTTAGTGTTGGTAGTGGGCGGAACGACAACAGATCGGTGGACTCGAGGACGTGTAGAAAAGGTTATTCCTGGACGGGACGGAAGGATCCGTCAGGCCTTTGTTCGAACAGCATCTGGTGTATTACGACGTCCAGCAGTGAAGCTGGCAGTCCTCGACGTGCTAAAGGAAAGTGAACCTAACGCGGAAGTCTTTAAGGAGCCGGAAGTGACTAGGATTCACGGGAGGGGGGATGTCACGTCGCCCCCTTGCTACAGCTCAACTGTGGCCGAGTGA